The window TACCATACAGTTTTGTACGGGTTTTCAATTGTACCCTTAAAACCAAtcaacacaatggtatcatgAATGATGCCTAAGGCCATTCATACGACTGTACACTGTCTTCACTTGCAGTATTGATCAGTTTATACTTTTGGGAGAATTAATATAATCTCTGTGTTGATTAACTATCTGAGGGTTGATCTAACTAGTACCTTGCTCTTATCATCAATTCCACTTGTTTTCCTAAACACCTTTTCGGGGAGGTTTTCAGTATTTAGTAATCTAAAAAGACTGTTGATAAATTGATGATAATAGCACTTTAAACTGTACCGAGCATTATCTATCTACTTAGATCTCTAACGTTTACGTTTACGATAAGAAAAATGAGTCTAAAACAAAAATTATTCCCAAGGGCATCATTAATACAATGAGCATCTACTTTCCCTTTGTGTTAACCAAAGTATAACATTTTCTCTGAACATTACTAAAATTTAAAGCACGTACAATGACACATTTAAAAATACCACAGTTCACATCAAAGACACATTTCTTAATCTGGTAATCTCATGGGACCGAATTCGAACAATGCGGTGGGCAATTCGAGGTTCTCTGGTTATGGTCCTCCCCACAACATTGTGTAGAGCACAATAtgcatccacacacacacacccagtaCATCCAGGCATGTATAATGTACTACCATAAGAGTTAATCAGTACTATCTCTGCAATACAATGCCTTTGGTCAGTCCTTCTTTATCAACCAGACTAGGATGAACTAGCAAGTGAGGGATATTTTGGCTTACCATTCCAGCTGTTTAATGAGCTGATGCAATTTTTATAACTTGCAGGGGTCCGGGTCAGTTCTTGTGGCTTGCACAAATAACCACGGATACTCGATCTGACCACTCAGACACAATATTAAACATGTTGTTGTTGATTGTATACAGATTGTTAAAATGACATGTATTGGGAAAAATTGTAATCTTGGAGTTGGAATGCAATGAATAATAATATCATCACCATTTTGGTATTAGTGTGGAGGCAAGGTCCGAAACATGAGATTGCACACAGTGCTTACCCCGAATTAACCCACAGTTGTATGCAACATTCTCTGAATATAAATTCATACTTAAAAGGTAGACAGTAGGAAGGAAACGAGCTCTAGTGTATTCCCTTGTTCCATTAGGGTTCAtccttcataataattatgtagaattTGATCTTGCAGAGTTTCCATGGTAGCGAACACGGGACTTCCCCTTATCTCAGTCCCATCAGTGATGTCACTGGTTTGGTCTCCGCAAGCCCAACAGGAGGAGTGGGGGACATCACAGACCAGCACCTGCACATCACGACAGCAAGGTGAGTCATCATTGTACACTATGATCTAATAGCAAGTCGTTAATTATATGAGTTTTAGCTGGCTACGTTAATGAGAGAGTAGCTACGTGTGTAAGGAAAGTGCTTCAACATTCCTAGCTGTAAAGTTGATACCGTTATATTGGGCATTCTTAGAGGTCCTTCTACAAGAAGTAAGTCAAAGGGAAGTTTTGtggtgaaatgtctgtaactGGGGTGAAACTTGTGGGCCTGAAATCAGATCATGGATAACATTACAAGCACATTTTACCACAACATTACTTTGTGGGATGACTTGGTGTAAATATGATTGTAACATCAACATTAGAGCAGATCTAAATGCTACTACAAAGACTCCATTAACTTTATTAGTACACTATGTTATGCATGGTATCCTTTGATTCTCCTCACTGCACTGCAGAGCTGACCCTCACCATAACCTGTCCGTGGTACACTTTGAGAAGCAGCCACCAGACAACATGCGGAAAAGCAATTTCTTTCATTTTGTTATCTCCCTCTTTGACCAAAACCATCAAGCAGTGGAAGTCTTGAAAGCGTCTTTCAAGGACTTCTGTGACACCATTGAAGTGAGTGCACATAGTCATCTCTTGAGAGCACGTAGTCATTATAACTTTGTTCAACCACAGAACGGGCAAGAGTACAGAAATGGTCTAATTTACAAGCTCTACGTAAGCTACAGCGACGGTAAGTTACTGTAATGTATAGTATAGATAGATTTACCTATTGTGTTTTATTATAGGTGTCCAAAAAGAAGAAGAGTTACATGTTCGTCTGATCGATTCAAGCACCAAACaggtattatataattacctATTTATGACTCCACTCATACCTTTGACCTTATATAAGAGCACATGACAACCTATAAGCATTTTAATTATAACTAATGACAATCGGCAAGTATACACAGGAAAGCTGTGACCTCTCCCTCCCCCACTCACTGTCTACATTAGCCACTAATTGCACGCATACTGGACACGACTTGATACTTCTCGTGTTACTCACAATCAAAACCATGAATTTGCATAACTCTGGTCACTCTCCAATAGCTCATCCCCTACGAAGGAACATGCAAAAACCCAGACTTCAGGCGAGTGCTCCTGACTCATGAGCTCATCTGCAGTCGCTGTCTCGAGCATCGATCTTGTGGAAACAAGAACGACACACCCTCTGATCCGATATTGATTGACAGGTAACTACAGAGAATGACTGATTTTGTTTATCTATTCATTTCATGTGTTTACAGGTATAGGCTGAAGTTTTTTGTCAAGTGTAATCAAAACTGTCTCAAAAATGCTGGTAATCCTAAAGATTCTCGGAGACGCTTTCAGGTAATTGCATACAACAGTATATGGTGTATCACATGATTTGTGGGCAGCTGGAGCAATTAAGCTTTTAAGTCTAGACAATTTCCTAATTCATTTCCATACTTATAAATTATGCACTCTATACTAGATAAttagaccataattatactgactatTATGGTTGCAGGTGGCTGTATATATTCCACCGAACAGTGACACTCCCATCGGCTGTTCTGACGCCATGTTTGTTCACAACAACTCCAAACATGGACGGAAGGCGAACCCAGTGTTGTACCCAGGGAGAGAAGCTATGGTGGGAGATGGTAAGAGGCGTGagtataaaaaaaattatacgtatatattGAATACTGTACTTAATATCAAGCATGCAGCGTAAATtatattatgacatcattccTTGTGCGTACAGGGAAGCCGTACATCATCTCAGTACACCCCCACGAAGGCTGGACGACAGGGGGGTCTAGCGTTTGCATCATTGGAATGAACTTCTACGAGGGAACTGAAGTTGTGTTCGGGACACTGCCTGCTGCCTCGGAGGTGAGCTAATGTAATTGGAACCATTTTAGAATATTCACCACAATATCTACCACAGCTCATCAGCCCGTGTGCCATTGCCGTGAAGACACCTCCCAGTCCTCGGTCAGGAGAGGTAGACATCACACTTGTCTATCAAGGATCGCAATACTGCATAAATAACCCAGGAAAATTTGTCTATCTAGGTAAGCATAATCAATGCAAGACTTACGCCTATAGTACCTGATTAAAGCAGTACTACTGTTGTTGGTTTCCTAAGTATCTTGTTATCCATACACCAGTTTGTGGTTAGCTgttttgtctgtctgtttcATGGACAATAACTTAAATTCCCCAGCCAATATCCATGCTCAATCATGCTTGCTTCCTGACCCCCACAGCTCCTGATGAGGCTCATTTCGAACACAATTTCGCACGACTAGAAAGATTACTACGAAATCCTGAAGAGCCTGATGACATTCCAAAGGTACAGACAATAACACACAATTGTTTACATGTGTGCTGGTACAATTAGACATTTCTCTCATTTATGTATTTTCATCAAACAATTTTAGACTGACATTTTGTTCACTTTCAGGACATTCTGCTCAAGCGAGCAGCTGATGCCTTGGAAACCTTCTACTCCCTACCAAGGCCTAACTACAGTAGTGGAGGTGGTGCTGGCCCTCTCACACATGGCAACTACTACCTCAGTTCTCCTGCATTGTTCACTGTTGCTCCACAGCAGATGCAACAGCATCCTCTCCTATCTCCAAACAGAGGCAAAATGAACGCCCTATCAAGCATAGAGGGTGGGGACACGAGTAACACTAACGGAGTCAGTCGCTGCAGTAGTGGCGATCAGCCGGTAGGGGTGGAGGGAAGTGGACAACACTTCTTCAGTTTCCCCACGACCCAAGGCTTGGGCCAAGCGGACGTGAAAATTGAGCATATGTCGAGTATCCACAAGCCCAAACCAGTCACCCCTGGAGGAGTGTATCCGGTCGCTATGCCATTTCTACAAGTGGCTCATATGCCTCAGGGCATGTATGGTTACCCGTCCAGCAGTGGAGACATGAATGGATTCATGGCCAGCAATATGGGCGAACACCACGAGAGCAACAGAAACAACAACAATAGCAATATTGGATTTGGCCATCCCATGGTAGCGGCCGGTTGGCATGGAAACCCGATCCACCTCATTCCTCCCTCCCCTCTCTTCATGGCACCAACAGGTACATATTTCAGTAAGTagcacaaacaaacaaaaaagtgcctaatgagtataattattcagtttTTATAATGAGTATGTTTCTGTGTACAGCTTCCCCTGGGCCACTGCCAATCACTCCCAATGGTCCTGGAGGCTCAACGGTGTTTAATTTTCCAATGATGTCACCAGCTAAACCAATGCGCTCAGTGTTGCAAGGCAACAAAGGTGGTAAGAGCAGCGACGGTCTCCTTCATCCTGGAGGAGGAGGAACAATCAACTATCAGCAAACTATGCTTGCAGGTACGGTTACCTAATAATATTAAtaacagctataataatattataagtgATATAAACTGCATCCAACTTAAATTCCACCCTCATTTACAATCATTGTACGCATTGCTACTGCATGCTTTTAGAGAACTCCCCATTTGTCCATACCACTGCAAGTATTTGCTGTGCATGCTAGCTGTGTATAGTTGGGCAGTCACTGATATCAGTATCATCTCTGTAGCACTGCCCTCTCCCGGGATGCCTGGTACTTTCGTGTTCCCACCGTCTACTCCAACAAGCCTCATTGCCCCTATCAGCCTGCCAGGTAGGAATAAACACATCAGCACTGTGTCACTTAATATATAAATTACAGTAAATTATGCAGTGTGAGCAATGCACATACGTATACCTCATTGTATTATGCAGTGTGAGCAATGCACATACGTATATCTCATTGTATTATGCAGTGTGAGCAATGCACATACGTATACCTCATTGTATTTTCCTCTGCACTACACAGACTTGACTACCATGTCTGAGGCTGTCACTACTTCTGTTTCCTTCGTCTCCACTGCACCAACAACACAGCAATCTATGGCAGACATGGAGGCACCCTTGTCAAAGAAACGAAGAGGCTCCCCCTAACCACCTGCAACACTTAGCAACCCTCACTAGCTCTACGCGTAGTCTATTTCACCACAGATTTTATCGGCTTTGTATTTGAGAATTCATATCGTACTTTCATTACGCCTTTTTATACCTGCAAACTTTACTCAAATCACATACCTTTATCTCCCTTGTCCATCCCGTCTGCATGCATTTATCCAGAATAAAAAATTTATACTATTGACCTCGATCAACAAGGCGGCCATATATTGAGCCAATGAACCACGCCCCCATGTATTACCTCGATTCCAAGTCGCATACATATGCGGCAAGGAATCGAGGCCACTAAAGAAGAAGACACGTGTTATCCAGAGAATCATCAAAACTAAGaggtctaggtaagagaacaTTTTGATGACAACTATTCATGTATTCCATCTGCCCCCAGAGAATGTCTTTTGGAGGAGGCTCTTCTGGAGGAGGTGAAGTGGACCCTCAGCTGCAGAGGTTCATTGAAGTGGAGACTCAGAAGGCACGATTCCAAGCCAATGTTCATCAGTTTACCGATCTATGTTGGGACAAATGCATGCCTGACAAGTTGGGCAACCGAATGGATGGAAAGACAGAACTATGTTTCAATAATTGTGTGGGACGATTTTTAGACACCACTGAATTTATAGTTCGTAAACTGGAAACAATGAAACAATAAAATTTCAATTGAACCTgttcaataatttattgtcaATTTATGTACTGCAATATCTCACATTGAAATGTATTGTACAAGAATATTCGTTGAGCTTggataatacatgtatatatgactGAAATTCTAGCTAAAACCTAATACATAGTGTCCCTAGACCAGTTTCTTGGCTTCAAAAAAGCTCTTGAGATGTCTCATTTGCCAGATGCCCATTAGAATCAGGACAATGGTTTGGCCCAGTGACCACCACAGGACTCGAGCATTGGTACTGTCACTCACTTGTCTGAATCGTTCCTCACGAACCTACAGTGTGAGAGTAGGAATTAAACAATGTTTAACAGAGTTTATATCATAGACCTTGGTAATAATATGGTCAGAACGGTTCAGCTACAATAGCTCAGTTATAGTATCAACTAAACCACTAGGCTTGTTACTGTACAGTTAagctacctacatgtacatgtaggcatgCTAAGTTAAAGTAACCATAATAAACTCACTCTTTGGTATTCTTGTTCCTTTGTGATCTGCTCCACCTGATCCAGCAGCTGTCTCACTCGCAGCTGTAGCTCACTCAGTTTCTCCTTGGATGCTATCTGGGCGTAGTCAACGGCATGCTCTCCAATCGAGATATCTAGATGAACTCGCTgcggggagggagggagggtacACACCAAGCATAGTAGCAATGTATAGAGGcgatgtacacacaccaagcATAGTAGCAATGTATAGAGGcgatgtacacacaccaagcATAGTAGCAATGTACAGAGGcgatgtacacacaccaagcATAGTAGCAATGTATAGAGGcgatgtacacacaccaagcATAGTAGCAATGTACAGAGGcgatgtacacacaccaagcATAGTAGCAATGTATAGAGGcgatgtacacacaccaagcATAGTAGCAATGTATAGAGGcgatgtacacacaccaagcATAGTAGCAATGTATAGAGGcgatgtacacacaccaagcATAGTAGCAATGTACAGAGGcgatgtacacacaccaagcATAGTAGCAATGTATAGAGGcgatgtacacacacacacactcctatTAAGAAATCCATATAATCATAAGTGCACATAATTTATGCAGATATCTGTTCTTGTTGAGCAATAGTGTAGACATCAATAGAATTGCCTTATACTCAATGTACTGCACACACAGTCATTCATTATACCAGTCTGTTCCCTCCGAACCAACGAGTGCTGTTGGTACCGATGCAGATGGTGTGCTCCCCTGACTCGTGGGAGGTGAACGTGAACCGACCCTCGGCAGCATAGTGTCTCGAGAGAATCACTTTAGACGAAGGATTCTTTATCTGGAGAAGGGACACAAATATATTACTAAGTATACATTGCTTCCTTCCTTCAACAAATTAACCGATGGATTTCAATCAGTCATAAATCTAAACACAACACGTGATAATACAATACGACACCCTAAACTCGTACCTCCACATGCATGCCGATCCCCGGGCTTGATGGCAACCAGTCTTGTCTATTGTCATCGTATAGCTGCGTCTTGTACTTCCCTACAGGGGAACGTTAATTGATTGATCTATAGACGACCCTGATGACCTACCAACTATCATTGTTTCAGCTGGAACTTCCTCAATGAAACATTTCTCCTCAGTCTCAGAAATGTGAAAATATAATCCATTCCCCAACGATACACATACTGCCAAACAGAGTGTAACTGCTCCCCAAGCCTTCATAGTATTTTAGGGGCTAATGTCTTGATGCTTGAGCTCTGTGAAGTACACTTTCTCTTATGCTTGACGTGGACAAAGGAGACAGCTCTCACGTGGTCCTCACATGAAAAAAAAATCGACCATGGGCgttaccacataattattatgaacgcGAGAGGTGAGGTCACCTATCAAGAAGGAAAACAACACAGCTTTTTCGCCTCTCCTAGTCGTCTACTTTGGACATTTTATCTCTCGGGTACGTACACATACTCAAGCCAAGACTGACACGTCTCAAGCGTAACGGGAGCTATCTTAGCAGCGGTTTTATTGAAGGACTCTTGGACTTGAAGCTGCCACTTATTAACTTGTTGATCAAGTTTTATGTCAGGCTTGAATGGACGAGCAATGAGCAGCAGCACTACTAAGAACGAGTTCCAAGTGGGAGGAAAGTACAAGCTAGTGAGAAAAATTGGCAGTGGGAGCTTTGGAGATATCTACCTAGGAGTCAATCTCACCAATGGAGAGGTATTAAAGATCTTATCTGATATCATGAGCGTAGTAATAGCTGCGAAAATTGGTTGAGATTTCTTACAAATCTCACCTATGGTCTAGCATAGTTAGTTAGACGGACtacgtacagtatatataagACTTTCAATTTCACCATATGCACCGTTCATTTCCTATCCTTACTTCCTTGGGTGTAGGCTGTTAACTTTCTAAGTATTATGTTTGATCATGTTGGCACAGTGTTAAGTACAAGTATTGAATGTCAATCACACTCTCGAACAGACATATACGTTGTGTTCTTAGGTTACTGTCAGCCTCTCAAGTGTGTGCCCAGGATAGTCTATTCCTATTGTTGTCTTTGATGTGGTAACATCTTGTATTGCACAAACATTGTTCAACATACTATTTATAGTGCGCTGCTATGTTTAGTGTAAACGTACCAAGTGCTCCTAATTAAATTTGCTGTGGGTGGTATTTAGTATGTGCTGGTGAAAACCACCCGGCTCTTTCTTGTGGAAGCATTATCATTCCTTCTGTTGTAGCTGCTTGGCAGTATTGTGACTATGAGCTAAAAAGTATACTTTTATTACCTCTTGCAGGAAGTAGCCGTCAAGTTAGAGTCTCACAAGGCCAGACACCCACAGCTCCTGTATGAGTCCAAGCTCTACCGTATACTACAGGGCGGAGTGGGTATACCACATATCAAGTAAGCATACCTTATAATGATTGCTGTACTATTAACTGTGGTGGGATTTGTATGCTGTTCTCCTGAGATTGTGGTTTTCGGTAATTGCTGTTACTTAGTGTGCCTAGTTGAAAGTAGCCATATACTTACTTCCTCATTATCAATTAGCACTGGTTTAATACCTGTAAATCCATTGGTTTCCAAGCCGACCACTAAGCATAGGAAAccattgtgtatataatacTCTCGATGTAATGAATTGGTATCTGCCCACAACTTTTTCAGTTTAGCATGATCAGTAGTGCATTGTAATACTGTAGCACGCCCTAGATGGTTATCACTGTAGTGACTGTGTTAGGGTTacggtgtacatgtacatataggtggcaccactttttttgcaGTACCGTTCTTAGTATGCTCACTCAAAACGTATAGTAAACATTTATATCATTGCTTGCAGGTGGTATGGTACAGAGAAGGACTATAATGTGTTAGTGCTGGACCTACTTGGCCCCAGTCTGGAGGATCTGTTCAACTTCTGCTCCAGACGATTCACCATGAAAACAGTGCTCATGCTTGCTGACCAGGTGGGGAGCcatgttataataataggtGTACATAAAGACATCATCTTGAAAGAGAAATTTGCATGGATAATCACGAAAGGGATTAGTTTAAACATAGACCTTCTAAAATTGCGGATTGTCCCCAGACATACATTATACTGTGTGTTGGCATGGCTGTGCATTAATCACTTCAACTCTCCTAATTTGTTCTGATTGTATTCACCCGTGCCATACCAACCTGTCTTTGATCAATTTATTTCTAGGAAAACGTTTATAAATCTTTTCAACAGTTCTTGTTTCcctcaacacacacatgttCAGATGATTGGTAGAATTGAGTATGTCCATAACAAAAACTTCATCCATCGGGATATAAAACCTGACAATTTTTTGATGGGAATTGGCAGACATTGTAACAAGGTGAGTCTAGCGTTAGCATTAGAGCTAATGTACCAACAAATTGCTGTGCTGTGTAGATCAAGGGCCAACACCTGTTGACAAGAACCCTTCAGTTACAACATTTATAGCTATTTTAGGTCCTTAAACAGTTAGCTAGTAGCTGTACTTGACAGTAGCTAGTAGCTGATATAGGCCTAAGTGGTTTGAGAGAGGCTGGTCTTATAAACATTGATTGTAgatctccctctctctctctgtgtgtgtgtgtgtgtgtgtgtgtgtgtgtgtgtgtgtgtgtgtgtgtgtgtgtgtgtgtgtgtgtgtgtgtgtgtgtgtgtgtgtgtgtgtgtgtgtgtgtgtgtgtgtgtgtgtgtgtgtgtgtgtgtgtgtgtgtgtgtgtgtgtgtgtgtgtgtgtgtgtgtgtgtgtgtgtgtgtgtgtgtgtgtgtgtgtgtgtgtgtgtgtgtgtgtgtgtgtgtgtgtgtgtgtgtgtgtgtgtgtgtgtgtgtgtgtgtgtgtgtgtgtgtgtgtgtgtgtgtgtgtgtgtgtgtgtgtgtgtgtgtgtgtgtgtgtgtgtgtgtgtgtgtgtgtgtgtgtgtgtgtgtgtgtgtgtgtgtgtgtgtgtgtgtgtgtgtgtgtgtgtgtgtgtgtgtacaaaatTATTGTTTACAAAACTGAGCATACGTACAGTAGCATGGTGTACAGTAGCATGGTGTACAGTAGCATGGTGTACAGAACAGGGTTCTTAGGCTAAGACAATCAGTTGATTGTAAAGCTTTTACTTGTCCTGTCTATTTCGGAGGGTGTCGGGAGAGTTTGTGTGCCAACAGCTGCAGTCTCGGGCATACACCATTGCTTATCGTATTCAAACAGTGTTGGCAAGACTgcttaatgatattcatgactcAGCTGATACAGTGGGTGTGTCTAGCCCGAGGGAAAAATGCATACACCATCTACACTAACTATATAAGAGTTAACTGCAGTCTAGTCCCTCCTGAGCCATATGATGAGCAGGCAAATGTTGCTCGTACACGTGTACAGTAGCTGTGTTCGTGGAGGGTCCTGAATTTTTATTGATGTTATTGCTGGGAAATTGTTTTGGGCAATTGACTGTGTGAATATTGAGTATAGTAAATGGTATTCATAGAGCGAGGTGTTTTGTTGTTGAAGGCTGGTAGTTATGGGGtggtaccacacacacagctccctgCATCACATGACCTGCTTGTGCAATACCAGCACTGTATAATAGAGCTCGAATGTTTTGGGATGGTTTAAGAGATGTGCTGACTCTTTGATGATTCAGGGCTCTCTCTCCTTGTGTGTGTCAGCACATTCCTTATAAATATAGCACACATGATGTATAGCTTGTGATGTTGACTTTAATGTGTTGTCTCATATTTCAGTGACTGGATACTCCattactgtgtacatgtatcatagtACAAGGTTAATTATGTTTCCTACTTGCGATATGTGAATTTCAAACTAACTTCTGTACAAACACACAGTTGTTCATCATTGATTTCGGACTGGCCAAGAAATATCGTGACACAAGATCAAAGCAGCACATCTCTTATCGGGAGGACAAGAACTTGACGGGTACAGCCAGATACGCCAGTGTCAACGCTCATCTCGGCATAGAGCAATCGTAAGCAGCTTATTATGATTTTATAGTCTCACACGTTGTATTGAATACACTAAGACACACCTTCTAACAttgttgctacatgtagttgctcAGTAACTAATGTGTTTCAGACAGTTAGCTAGTCAGTGGTGCCTGGCTGTCAGCAATAGCTGGTGACATGATCAACAGACAAAGAGACTATAGCTATAGGGTACTGAGCGTTGCTACTGCTTGTGTTGTGTGGCTTGCCCAGtgtcagtttagtatcagtacagtgagcaTCCGGGCAATCTAGCCTTTTACTCAGGAGCCCTCGTATACATAAGTTTGTTTGCACAAATAGATAGCATTCCTGTGTACAGTTTATTTACTGTATTCTTTGCCCCCCTGCAGGAGAAGAGATGACATGGAGAGCATGGGGTATGTTCTCATGTACTTCAACAGAACCACTCTGCCCTGGCAAGGCCTCAAAGCAGCCACCAAGAAGCAAAAGTATGAGAAAATCAGTGAGAAGAAACTCTCAACACCGATTGAAGTTCTTTGTAAGGTGAGTGGTTGTGTGGGTAATTGACTGTTCTGAGCTTGACTGGGTGAATAGTGTACCGTATCTTATTGACAGAAAACTTATACTAGTATTACTCTATTAAGTCGTTGCTAGTTTGAACACGTATTCATTTATtgtatagttattatgacTATTCAAACAGAGGGAGATATCACTATCACCACCTACGGACTAGCCTACACTTACACATTTCACTAACATACCTTACCTATTATAGGGTTTCCCAGCTGAGTTTGCAATGTACCTGAATTACTGCCGTGGACTTCGGTTTGAGGAAGCCCCtgattacatgtacttacggCAACTGTTCAGAATCCTCTTCCGAACTCTCAACCATCAGTATGACTACACTTTTGACTGGACATTGCTCAAACAGAAGGCAGCAGCTTCAGCCTCCTCCAGTAGCACCATACCTGCGATACCTCCAGCAGGTAAGCACCGCATGGGGATCGCTTGTTATTGATATTGCAGAAGCTTAAAGAATGATTTGAGTTATTGGTATTTAAAGAATGCACTTTCATTAGCTAGGATGATACATTGATAGGGTTCATTCTCACAGGTTGTGTGTGTCGTCCTTTCATATTATAGTTATCCACTTTCCCAAATATATTACAATGGCTTGTTTTGTTAACCCCTTTGGATTGAACTTTTGATTGTAGATATGGCAATAACAATATTATGAATTTCCACCTGATTAATcaccctcctccccctccccctctagGTCACCACCCAGTTAGAGATGACAAGGAGGAGTCCGACGAGAGGAGGAAAGTATCCAGTCGGAAGCGTTAATCTACCCAACCAACTCTCACTATTATATCCACTGGATTTTATAACTTTAATTC of the Halichondria panicea chromosome 2, odHalPani1.1, whole genome shotgun sequence genome contains:
- the LOC135332265 gene encoding transmembrane emp24 domain-containing protein eca-like; its protein translation is MKAWGAVTLCLAVCVSLGNGLYFHISETEEKCFIEEVPAETMIVGKYKTQLYDDNRQDWLPSSPGIGMHVEIKNPSSKVILSRHYAAEGRFTFTSHESGEHTICIGTNSTRWFGGNRLRVHLDISIGEHAVDYAQIASKEKLSELQLRVRQLLDQVEQITKEQEYQRVREERFRQVSDSTNARVLWWSLGQTIVLILMGIWQMRHLKSFFEAKKLV
- the LOC135332256 gene encoding transcription factor coe2-like isoform X1 — encoded protein: MSFHGSEHGTSPYLSPISDVTGLVSASPTGGVGDITDQHLHITTARADPHHNLSVVHFEKQPPDNMRKSNFFHFVISLFDQNHQAVEVLKASFKDFCDTIENGQEYRNGLIYKLYVSYSDGVQKEEELHVRLIDSSTKQLIPYEGTCKNPDFRRVLLTHELICSRCLEHRSCGNKNDTPSDPILIDRYRLKFFVKCNQNCLKNAGNPKDSRRRFQVAVYIPPNSDTPIGCSDAMFVHNNSKHGRKANPVLYPGREAMVGDGKPYIISVHPHEGWTTGGSSVCIIGMNFYEGTEVVFGTLPAASELISPCAIAVKTPPSPRSGEVDITLVYQGSQYCINNPGKFVYLAPDEAHFEHNFARLERLLRNPEEPDDIPKDILLKRAADALETFYSLPRPNYSSGGGAGPLTHGNYYLSSPALFTVAPQQMQQHPLLSPNRGKMNALSSIEGGDTSNTNGVSRCSSGDQPVGVEGSGQHFFSFPTTQGLGQADVKIEHMSSIHKPKPVTPGGVYPVAMPFLQVAHMPQGMYGYPSSSGDMNGFMASNMGEHHESNRNNNNSNIGFGHPMVAAGWHGNPIHLIPPSPLFMAPTGTYFTSPGPLPITPNGPGGSTVFNFPMMSPAKPMRSVLQGNKGGKSSDGLLHPGGGGTINYQQTMLAALPSPGMPGTFVFPPSTPTSLIAPISLPDLTTMSEAVTTSVSFVSTAPTTQQSMADMEAPLSKKRRGSP
- the LOC135332262 gene encoding casein kinase I; translation: MSGLNGRAMSSSTTKNEFQVGGKYKLVRKIGSGSFGDIYLGVNLTNGEEVAVKLESHKARHPQLLYESKLYRILQGGVGIPHIKWYGTEKDYNVLVLDLLGPSLEDLFNFCSRRFTMKTVLMLADQMIGRIEYVHNKNFIHRDIKPDNFLMGIGRHCNKLFIIDFGLAKKYRDTRSKQHISYREDKNLTGTARYASVNAHLGIEQSRRDDMESMGYVLMYFNRTTLPWQGLKAATKKQKYEKISEKKLSTPIEVLCKGFPAEFAMYLNYCRGLRFEEAPDYMYLRQLFRILFRTLNHQYDYTFDWTLLKQKAAASASSSSTIPAIPPAGHHPVRDDKEESDERRKVSSRKR
- the LOC135332256 gene encoding transcription factor COE1-like isoform X2 gives rise to the protein MSFHGSEHGTSPYLSPISDVTGLVSASPTGGVGDITDQHLHITTARADPHHNLSVVHFEKQPPDNMRKSNFFHFVISLFDQNHQAVEVLKASFKDFCDTIENGQEYRNGLIYKLYVSYSDGVQKEEELHVRLIDSSTKQLIPYEGTCKNPDFRRVLLTHELICSRCLEHRSCGNKNDTPSDPILIDRYRLKFFVKCNQNCLKNAGNPKDSRRRFQVAVYIPPNSDTPIGCSDAMFVHNNSKHGRKANPVLYPGREAMVGDGKPYIISVHPHEGWTTGGSSVCIIGMNFYEGTEVVFGTLPAASELISPCAIAVKTPPSPRSGEVDITLVYQGSQYCINNPGKFVYLAPDEAHFEHNFARLERLLRNPEEPDDIPKDILLKRAADALETFYSLPRPNYSSGGGAGPLTHGNYYLSSPALFTVAPQQMQQHPLLSPNRGKMNALSSIEGGDTSNTNGVSRCSSGDQPVGVEGSGQHFFSFPTTQGLGQADVKIEHMSSIHKPKPVTPGGVYPVAMPFLQVAHMPQGMYGYPSSSGDMNGFMASNMGEHHESNRNNNNSNIGFGHPMVAAGWHGNPIHLIPPSPLFMAPTASPGPLPITPNGPGGSTVFNFPMMSPAKPMRSVLQGNKGGKSSDGLLHPGGGGTINYQQTMLAALPSPGMPGTFVFPPSTPTSLIAPISLPDLTTMSEAVTTSVSFVSTAPTTQQSMADMEAPLSKKRRGSP